A stretch of DNA from Bacillota bacterium:
ATGACGCCCCTTCAGCGAACTCGTCACCATCCAGGCGAAAGGCACCAGCATCCCGATGGCTCCGGCTACGAGGATGCCATACAGCGCCAACCGCCCCAGCACGAGACCGGCACGGCGGCGACGGCTACTCGCGGGCTCTGGCCTCATAGTAGACTCTCCCCGAAGAGAAGCGAAATGTTGCCATCGAAAGCACGACGAGGATCAGGAACGCAACCCACGCCAGCGCCGCTGCGTACCCCATGCGCCCGAACTGGAACGCCTGCCGGTACAGGTAGAGTACGTAGAACAGAGTGGCGTTGTTGGGGCCTCCCTGGGTCATCAAGTACCCCTGGGCAAAAATCTGGAACGTCCCGATGAGTCCCGTGACGAAGTTGAACAGAATCACCGGCGAAATCATGGGAACGGTCACGTATCGAAGCCGCGCCCACCACCCCGCGCCATCCACCGTCGCCGCATCGAGCAAGCTTCGCGGCACTCCCTGCAGCGCCGCCAGGAAGATGAGCATCTGACCGCCGCCGCTGAACCACAGGTTCATGAGCCACAACGACGGAACGGCCAGCTCCTCGTCCCAGATCCAGAGCTGGCCGGGCAAGCCCAGGCTTTCGAGGAAGGCATTGAGCAGCCCGAAGTTGGGGTTGAAGATGAACAGCCACACTATTGAGGTGGCAACGGCAGGCAGGACGACCGGCAGGTAGAAGGCGCTCCGAAAGAAACCTACCCCACGTACCGGCTGGTTCAAGAGAAGCGCCAGAAACAGGCTTGCCACCAGGTTAAGGGGGACGGCCACCACGGTATAGTAGGCGGTCA
This window harbors:
- a CDS encoding sugar ABC transporter permease: MFAVPALLGFILWWVGPMLASLGVAFTDWSLIRAPRWVGLANFERMQADPLFWKSLWVTAYYTVVAVPLNLVASLFLALLLNQPVRGVGFFRSAFYLPVVLPAVATSIVWLFIFNPNFGLLNAFLESLGLPGQLWIWDEELAVPSLWLMNLWFSGGGQMLIFLAALQGVPRSLLDAATVDGAGWWARLRYVTVPMISPVILFNFVTGLIGTFQIFAQGYLMTQGGPNNATLFYVLYLYRQAFQFGRMGYAAALAWVAFLILVVLSMATFRFSSGRVYYEARARE